From Shewanella yunxiaonensis, the proteins below share one genomic window:
- a CDS encoding class I SAM-dependent methyltransferase — protein sequence MTKNWDDYWQEGHLTSLSADYKGNYGGEFLQLWQHYIGQLKQSFTMLDLATGNGAIPFLVREYLPTDVTGKIVGVDKALVRECHECGQVEVRIQGNTEITALPFSDSSFDYITSQFGFEYAAVQPALIESFRVLKTGGRMFLVIHHQDSVIVKRNLSTKKFIESPLLNAVEDALIQLIQSIGILRTPEDVHKIRKDLKCENLRKRFFSILKQLWEQDEQNYLETGISPAVDFLFKQGLFWTVDKKEAFVSKLFSGLRLHAERLGELIEAAMDLKQVNDLTLCVQNANHKVVQVKTVETTQESKLLAWFVIFEK from the coding sequence ATGACAAAAAATTGGGATGATTATTGGCAAGAAGGGCATCTTACATCCTTATCTGCTGATTATAAGGGCAATTATGGAGGGGAATTTTTACAGCTGTGGCAGCACTATATCGGACAATTGAAACAGAGTTTTACAATGTTGGATTTGGCCACGGGTAATGGCGCCATTCCATTTTTAGTCAGAGAATACCTACCTACAGACGTTACCGGCAAAATTGTTGGGGTTGATAAAGCACTTGTACGTGAATGCCACGAATGTGGGCAAGTAGAAGTGAGAATTCAGGGTAATACCGAAATTACCGCACTGCCATTTTCCGACAGCAGCTTTGACTATATCACTTCACAATTTGGCTTTGAATATGCTGCAGTTCAACCTGCACTTATTGAATCTTTCAGGGTTTTGAAGACTGGCGGGCGAATGTTCTTAGTTATACATCATCAGGATTCAGTCATTGTAAAAAGGAATCTTTCAACAAAAAAATTTATTGAAAGCCCCTTACTTAACGCTGTTGAAGATGCATTGATCCAATTGATTCAGAGTATAGGAATACTGAGAACACCAGAAGATGTCCATAAGATTCGTAAAGATTTGAAATGTGAGAACTTGAGAAAAAGGTTTTTTAGTATTCTCAAGCAATTGTGGGAACAAGATGAACAAAATTATTTGGAAACTGGCATATCGCCAGCAGTCGATTTTCTATTTAAACAAGGTCTGTTTTGGACTGTGGATAAAAAAGAAGCATTTGTGTCGAAATTGTTTTCTGGATTAAGGCTTCACGCTGAGCGTCTGGGGGAGCTAATCGAAGCGGCCATGGATCTGAAACAGGTTAATGATTTGACTCTGTGCGTGCAAAACGCCAATCACAAGGTAGTACAAGTAAAAACAGTGGAAACGACTCAAGAATCGAAGTTACTTGCATGGTTTGTAATTTTTGAAAAATAA
- a CDS encoding DUF3450 domain-containing protein, with the protein MSKVSNRTKIASALVGALALASSNLVVADPLADAQKAATQIHSEAAASQKKVDKYFDQAQDMLFEYSNVADQRESLKAYNDYLATLVADQDNTMKGIQDDINGVDKLRQGVVPLMFKMVDGLEKFVALDLPFRSEDRHARVENLKNLLNSADVTLAEKFRMILDAYSIERDYGNFVDVETGKLNLDGKEVLVDFFRLGRVALYAQSLDQRTAWMYNTETKGWDKLDDSYLRDITKGIRIARKQGAMDLFALPIPAAEAAK; encoded by the coding sequence ATGTCCAAGGTAAGCAATAGAACCAAAATCGCTTCTGCGCTTGTTGGCGCGCTGGCGTTAGCCAGCAGCAACTTAGTTGTTGCCGATCCTCTTGCCGATGCCCAAAAAGCAGCCACTCAGATTCATTCTGAGGCTGCGGCGTCTCAAAAGAAGGTCGATAAATATTTCGATCAGGCTCAGGATATGCTGTTTGAATACTCAAACGTGGCAGACCAGCGTGAATCTCTGAAAGCCTACAACGACTATCTGGCAACTCTGGTTGCAGATCAGGACAATACTATGAAAGGCATTCAGGACGACATTAATGGCGTAGATAAACTGCGTCAGGGTGTTGTTCCTCTTATGTTCAAGATGGTAGATGGACTGGAAAAATTCGTAGCGCTTGATCTTCCTTTCAGAAGTGAAGACCGCCACGCTCGCGTAGAAAACCTTAAGAATCTGCTGAATAGCGCCGATGTTACATTGGCCGAAAAATTCCGTATGATTCTTGATGCCTACAGCATCGAACGTGACTACGGCAACTTCGTAGACGTTGAAACCGGTAAACTGAACCTTGATGGTAAAGAAGTACTGGTAGACTTCTTCCGTTTGGGCCGCGTAGCTCTGTATGCACAGAGTCTGGACCAGAGAACTGCTTGGATGTACAACACCGAAACTAAGGGTTGGGATAAGCTGGATGACAGCTATCTGCGTGACATCACTAAAGGCATTCGTATTGCTCGTAAACAAGGAGCAATGGACCTGTTCGCGTTACCAATTCCAGCTGCGGAGGCTGCTAAATAA
- a CDS encoding TonB-dependent receptor, translating into MNNRNILAKAVHLALAGGVVAAAFSAPIVAAADEQSAEKVERIEVTGSRIKRSDMEGASPVTTITADDMQVEGNFSVADALRNSNLNSFGSFSERSGSSAQSQATINLRGAGSERTLVLIDGKRFPGSPTLGGSSANLNAIPMAAVERIEILTDGASSIYGSDAIAGVVNIIMKKNYQGLEFSAGAGSREEDGGLTSKQFSLTSGYQMDKGNITFAFDHQDRAGISDGDRPYTAASMTDLNGDGVIQAYTETIGWSIYGATVASPDYSEAQASPLCNDLIAQYGSNTFANVAADDDWGAGSTYCMYAYANVSYNKASLSRNTVYIDANYQLADDVEWFGRTMVTVNNSFGRYAPPAAAWTNMAADNPNNPYGEPTTGYWRWVGIGTRDGNVDDLNQDYLTGLRGTIPAWNDATWEVYYHYNKADNKSVGEYYLSYAGLAYNELNGIDIGSEAGVANMKSTTLTQDSSTFQQINGGIGFDLFELPGGAVAHYAGMEYFEQQYASVYDAQSEVGLIGGSAGNSAGGSRYVWAAFYEAQLPVVDDVELDLAIRYDKYSDFGNNTAPKVAVRWQALDNLVVRASYSEAFRAPSLDQLHAATTFSAEFGTDYPYCEANGISASDCSYSQTDTWISANPSLGAETSKYYNLGFAYDPFSNLGIKVDYFDLKIDNVISMRSITNVMRGIANGTLTADDTFYVVRAASSTGLGKALEVGTGYSNGDKLQIKGIDVTLNGNLETGIGEFGLNWTNSFVLDYVEEVEGGAGAVDTAGWNGQPDYKSVLTATYTIGNSQFAWNMNYINSTYEDDNTGHLPSWLIHNISYTYDIGDWGKVMVGVNNLTNEDPVLSSAGSYDNADLYNNYGREYRANYTLKF; encoded by the coding sequence ATGAACAATCGAAATATTCTGGCCAAGGCTGTGCATTTAGCACTGGCAGGCGGGGTGGTGGCTGCTGCATTTTCGGCCCCTATCGTTGCTGCCGCTGATGAACAGAGTGCCGAAAAGGTCGAACGAATTGAGGTAACTGGGTCTCGAATTAAGCGTTCTGATATGGAAGGCGCCTCTCCCGTTACCACAATCACCGCAGATGATATGCAAGTTGAAGGTAACTTCTCTGTTGCGGATGCGCTGCGTAACAGCAACCTTAACTCTTTTGGTTCCTTTTCTGAAAGGTCAGGTAGCTCTGCTCAGTCACAGGCAACTATCAACCTGCGTGGTGCTGGTTCTGAACGTACATTAGTGTTAATTGACGGTAAGCGTTTCCCCGGTTCTCCAACACTTGGTGGGTCTTCCGCGAACCTTAACGCTATCCCTATGGCAGCGGTTGAACGTATTGAAATTTTGACTGATGGTGCATCATCTATTTACGGTTCCGATGCTATTGCTGGTGTAGTTAACATCATTATGAAGAAAAACTACCAGGGCCTTGAGTTTTCTGCGGGTGCCGGTAGCCGTGAAGAAGATGGTGGCTTAACTAGCAAGCAGTTCTCACTGACATCTGGTTATCAGATGGATAAAGGCAATATTACATTTGCGTTTGATCATCAAGACCGTGCGGGCATTTCCGATGGTGATCGGCCATATACTGCAGCCAGTATGACCGACCTTAATGGTGATGGTGTTATTCAAGCATATACGGAGACCATTGGTTGGAGTATCTATGGTGCCACTGTGGCATCTCCAGATTATTCTGAAGCACAAGCTTCTCCATTGTGTAATGATTTAATTGCACAATATGGCAGTAACACTTTTGCGAATGTCGCTGCTGATGATGACTGGGGCGCTGGCTCAACATACTGTATGTATGCTTATGCCAACGTATCTTATAACAAAGCATCGTTATCACGTAACACTGTTTACATTGATGCGAATTATCAGTTAGCGGATGATGTTGAATGGTTTGGCCGTACCATGGTAACGGTAAATAACTCGTTCGGACGTTATGCGCCTCCGGCAGCAGCATGGACAAACATGGCAGCTGACAACCCAAATAACCCTTATGGCGAGCCTACTACAGGTTATTGGCGTTGGGTTGGTATTGGTACTCGTGATGGCAACGTAGACGACTTAAACCAAGATTATTTGACCGGTTTACGTGGTACCATTCCTGCGTGGAATGATGCTACATGGGAAGTTTACTACCACTACAATAAAGCCGATAACAAATCTGTTGGTGAATACTATCTGAGCTATGCTGGGCTCGCATACAACGAGTTAAACGGCATTGATATTGGTTCCGAAGCTGGTGTCGCTAACATGAAGTCAACTACGTTGACTCAGGACAGTTCGACCTTCCAGCAGATTAACGGCGGTATTGGTTTTGACCTGTTCGAATTGCCTGGCGGTGCAGTAGCTCACTATGCTGGTATGGAGTATTTTGAGCAGCAGTATGCTTCTGTGTATGATGCCCAGTCTGAAGTTGGTTTGATTGGCGGTAGCGCTGGTAACTCTGCTGGTGGTTCTCGCTACGTTTGGGCGGCATTCTACGAAGCACAATTACCGGTTGTTGATGACGTTGAATTAGATCTTGCTATACGTTACGACAAATATAGTGACTTTGGTAATAATACCGCGCCAAAGGTAGCTGTGCGTTGGCAGGCACTGGATAATTTAGTCGTCCGTGCTTCATACTCCGAAGCATTCCGCGCTCCGTCGCTGGATCAGCTGCATGCAGCGACTACATTCTCAGCTGAATTCGGTACTGACTATCCATATTGTGAAGCAAATGGCATTTCAGCAAGCGATTGTTCATATAGCCAGACAGATACTTGGATTAGTGCCAACCCTAGTTTGGGAGCTGAAACTTCTAAATATTACAATTTAGGTTTTGCCTACGATCCATTTAGCAACCTTGGAATTAAAGTCGATTACTTCGATCTGAAGATTGATAATGTAATCTCTATGCGTTCTATTACCAACGTAATGCGTGGTATTGCGAATGGTACGTTGACAGCAGATGATACTTTCTATGTGGTTCGTGCTGCTTCTTCGACTGGGCTTGGTAAGGCGCTGGAGGTTGGTACCGGTTACAGTAACGGCGACAAATTGCAGATTAAAGGTATCGACGTTACATTGAACGGCAACTTGGAAACTGGTATTGGCGAGTTCGGTCTGAACTGGACTAATAGCTTTGTACTAGATTATGTAGAAGAAGTAGAAGGTGGTGCTGGTGCTGTAGACACTGCTGGATGGAACGGTCAGCCAGACTATAAGTCAGTGTTGACTGCAACATATACTATTGGTAATAGCCAGTTTGCCTGGAACATGAACTATATCAATTCTACATATGAAGATGACAATACTGGTCATTTACCTTCATGGCTGATCCACAATATATCTTATACATACGATATAGGAGATTGGGGTAAAGTGATGGTCGGCGTAAATAACCTGACAAATGAAGATCCAGTATTAAGCTCTGCTGGTTCATACGATAATGCGGATCTGTATAACAATTACGGTCGCGAATATCGTGCTAACTACACGCTGAAGTTCTAA